One genomic segment of Ricinus communis isolate WT05 ecotype wild-type chromosome 5, ASM1957865v1, whole genome shotgun sequence includes these proteins:
- the LOC8275537 gene encoding uncharacterized protein LOC8275537 isoform X1, protein MMQGLHHQQQQQQQQQQQQLVALLSAALPKDDSTAATSAAANTKTTHSDNDDESSRVAALNSLHRAILFPHNSLLVAHSASFLSQGFSQLLCDRLYSVRQAAATAYGALCAVLCSILIGSNGRQNHVLLGTLVDRFVGWALPLLSNVSAGDGTTELAVESLREFLSVGDVLGIERYALPILKACQELMEDDRISLSLLHRLLGVLSLISIKFSRSFQPHFLDIVDVLLGWVLIPDLAESDRRVILDTFLQFQKHWVGNLQFSLGLLSKFLGDMDLLLQDGNPGTLAQFRRLLALLSCFSTVLQSTASGLLEMNLLEKISDSLSKMLPRLLGCLSLVGRKFGWSKWIGDLWKCLTLLAEILCERFSTFYPLAVDILSQSLETNGTTQIGAEKITSFQVHGVLKTNLQLLSLQKLGLLPSSVQKVMQFDSPISQLRLHPNHLVVGSSAATYVFLLQHGNDEVVQQATAVLIEELELLKGILQKTLDLGNEPKTVTEFKSYSKLELFALIKFDLKVLLTCVSLSGVNNLITQPDIAAIYQKRSEKLASLVPEKLNPFDLPIKAYVELQVNVLKTMDRLTAVEFLSKCCIKNQTSKNASVDVAVEKAHNTSFGDVYSTDIVEHLRKYSLFLVKALHVHSPLAVKLAALEWIQKFAEDLIASYENSDVNPFSYEAFGYIGNVRDIIFSVLDAAFDREPKVRLHVALVLELLLQARLADPMFFYLIAEVVLEKLGDPVLEIKNAFMKLLSHFIPTTAFICGLNAYGTLIKARPNALILGDGSNLHWREVFALKQLQQQLHSQQLVSILSYISQRWKVPLSSWIQRLIHSRHSSKDFTVGQLEETGKFGANVLWLDIKVDEDFLERICSVNNLAGAWWAIQEAARYCIAMRLRTNLGGPTQTFAALERMLLDIAHVLQLDIEQNDGNLNLIGSSGARLLPMRLLLEFVEALKKNVYNAYEGSAILPSVTRQSSLFFRANKKVCEEWFSRISEPMMNAGLALQCHDATIQYCSMRLQELRNLLALSLKDKSRPQAFENLHNIRDRFTGDIWRVLRHMALALCKNHEPEALVGLQQWATMTFSSLLLDEKQSLNHSGVSGQFAWITGLVYQAEGWYERASAHFAHLLQDEESLNSMGPDGVQFAIARIIESYTAVSDWRSLETWLLELQTLRSKHAGRSYSGALTTAGNEINAIHALARFDEGEFQAAWACLDLTPKSSSELTLDPKLALQRSEQMLLQAMLLLLEGKTDKVPHEIHKAKTMLEEILSVLPLDSLTEAAPLATQLHCIFVFEECHKHEVNQTNSKPYQSILSSYIEAVQSVMNSVHQDCKQWLKVLRVYQTNFPTSPVTLKLCMSLSSLARKQRNLMLAGRLNNYLRDHVLSCPEQRYCELLSSNLQYEDFLLMYAESKYEDAFANLWSFIRPCMVPSSSIVSDSDDNILKAKACLKLSDWLRRVYPDLNLENTVHKIRADFIVDDISLFTRGGPSVNVENHNPKPSLSIIIEEIIGTATKLSTQLCSTMGKSWISYASWCFSQARDSLFTPRDTVLHSCSFSPLLLPEVLPERFKLTEDERTRVLYVVLQLFLNEGDAFNGEGGEWKLGFNSTQLSRNNKLVEVFAQEVVDIIEAAAGAPGAENSSSESLSVTLASQLQTFLRSKAVLEEMDLSSAVDDLVKVWRSLRRRRVSLFGYAAHGFMQYLIHSSAKLSDHQLPSSVCESLKLKTESYILRATLYVLHIFINFGIELKDTIETALSTIPLFPWQEITPQLFARLSSHPEKLVRKQLEGLLIMLAKKSPWSIVYPTLVDINANEEKPSEELQHILGCLKELYPRLVQDVQLMINELGNVTVLWEELWLSTLQDLHADVMRRINVLKEEAARIAENATLSQSEKNKINAAKYSAMMAPIVVALERRLASTSRKPETPHEVWFSEEYREQLKLAILTFKTPPASSAALGDVWRPFNDIAASLASYQRKSSISLGEVAPQLALLSSSDVPMPGLEKQVTASESEKGLTTTLQRIVTIASFSEQVTILSTKTKPKKIVIHGSDGQKYTYLLKGREDLRLDARIMQLLQAINGLMHSSSSTRKHLLAIRYYSVTPISGQAGLIQWVDNVISIYSVFKSWQNRVQLAQLTAMGPSNAKNSVPPPVPRPSDMFYGKIIPALKEKGIRRVISRRDWPHDVKRKVLLDLMKEVPRQLLYQEFWCASEGFKAFSSKLRRYSGSVAAMSMVGHILGLGDRHLDNILVDFCSGDIVHIDYNICFDKGQRLKIPEIVPFRLTQMIEAALGLTGVEGTFRANCEAVVSVLRENKDVLLMLLEVFVWDPLVEWTRGDFHDDATIGGEERKGMELAVSLSLFASRVQEIRVPLQEHHDLLLATLPAIESALERFADALHKYELASALFYCADQERSSLVLHETSAKSIVVEATSKSEKIRASFEIQAREFAQAKAAVVDKAQEAATWIEQHGRILDALRSNLVPEVNSCIKLSNMTNALSLTSAVQAAGVPLTIVPEPTQAQCQDIDREVSQLIAELDHGLSSALTGVQIYSLALQRILPLNYLTTSSVHGWAQVLQLSANALSSDILSLARRQAAELIAKTHGDSLDSVKHWHDDLCLKVEKYAIDIQNVEAESSELENSVGLETETKAKDRLLSAFAKYMQSAGIVKKEDSSPLYLPGQSKYDDARLQEEQEEKKEKVLSVLNIAVSSLYNEVKHSVFNIFGNSAGGGNANDNFRTVFSGFEEQVEKCMLVAGFVNELQQFIGWDIGSADTHVNNLEKDAEKNWASKFKTSLLSCKSLIGQMIEVVLPDVMRSAVSFNSEVMDAFGLISQIRGSIDTALEELLEVELEKISLVELEKNYFVKVGLITEQQLALEEAAVKGRDHLSWEEAEELASQEEACRAQLDQLHQTWNEREMRTTSLVKKEADIRNAIFSSECHFQSLVSTEVVGESHIFGSKALLTMLVKPFSELESVDKALSTFGGSTTSHSDEVSNLADLVSSGYSVSEYIWKFDGLLNSQSFFIWKVCVVDSFLDLCIHDVASSVDQNLGFDQLFNVVKRKLEAQLQEHVGRYLKERAVPTFLAWLDRENECLTESTQELTIDQLRKDVGAVRKVQLMLEEYCNAHETARAVRSAASIMKRQVNDFKEVLHKTSLEIVQLEWMYDTLTPSHYSRATLQKFLGSEDSLYSVILNLSRPKLLEGMQSAITKMARSMDSLQACERNSVVAEGQLERAMGWACGGPNSSMTGNMSNKTSGIPPEFHDHLMRRRKMLQEAREKASDIIKICMSILEFEASRDGVFRIPGDIYPFGTGADGRTWQQAYLNSLTKLEVTYHSFTCTEQEWKLAQSSMEAASSGLYSATNELCAASLKAKSASGELQSTVLAMRDCAHEASVALSSFARVSRGQTALTSESGTMLDEVLAITEDLHDVHKLGKEAAAMHHSLMEDLAKANAILLPLESVLSKDVNAMTDAMTRERENKMEISPIHGHAIYQSYCLRIREATQTFKPVVQSLALSVKGLYLILMRLARTSSFHAGNLHKALEGLAESQDVKSEGISLSRPDLDAGHNEFDDKERENLSGSDSGGTEDFLNDTGLYLEDKGWISPPDSIYSGSSESGITSAEASIPDSFNDPAEIMGQYSHGSNSRVVTDYPNYAPSSQTHNQEVSQSDQSAPKGEEAKNSDDSSVTAVSELNEHLKSVALPSGEALAAHFESSQPLNEGSSELKIEGKEAVMYSLSKSKLKDEDHEAPHPHSHMGYRVARDKNAYAMSVLRRVEMKIDGQDISDKREISVGEQVDYLIKQAMSVDNLCNMYEGWTPWI, encoded by the exons TTGGAAATGAATTTACTCGAAAAAATCAGTGATTCTCTTAGCAAAATGCTTCCTCGGTTATTGGGATGTTTGTCTTTGGTTGGGCGGAAGTTTGGGTGGTCAAAATGGATTGGGGACTTGTGGAAGTGCTTGACTCTCTTGGCTGAAATTTTATGCGAAAGGTTTTCTACTTTTTATCCACTTGCAGTTGATATCTTATCTCAAAGCCTGGAGACAAATGGCACCACCCAAATTGGAGCGGAAAAGATTACCTCCTTTCAAGTTCATGGGGTGTTAAAGACTAACCTTCAGTTATTATCTCTGCAAAAACTTGGGCTCCTTCCTTCATCTGTGCAGAAAGTAATGCAATTTGATTCACCTATATCTCAATTACGTTTGCATCCAAATCATTTGGTGGTTGGAAGTTCTGCTGCCACTTATGTTTTTTTGCTTCAACATGGGAATGATGAAGTTGTTCAACAAGCAACGGCTGTATTGATTGAAGAGCTGGAGTTGTTAAAGGGCATACTACAGAAAACTTTGGATCTTGGAAATGAGCCTAAGACTGTTACAGAATTCAAGTCCTATTCAAAACTCGAATTGTTTGCattgattaaatttgatttgaaaGTTTTGTTAACTTGTGTTTCCTTGTCTGGGGTTAACAATTTGATTACCCAACCAGACATTGCTGCTATTTATCAGAAGAGGTCAGAAAAATTGGCATCTCTTGTTCCTGAGAAATTAAATCCTTTTGATCTACCTATTAAGGCCTATGTGGAGTTGCAGGTCAATGTTCTGAAGACCATGGATAGGCTAACAGCTGTTGAATTCTTGAGCAAGTGCTGCATTaaaaatcagactagcaagAATGCTTCTGTAGATGTTGCTGTTGAAAAGGCCCATAATACCAGTTTCGGTGATGTGTATTCTACTGATATTGTGGAGCATTTGAGAAAATATAGTTTGTTTCTTGTTAAGGCTCTACATGTTCATTCTCCACTTGCAGTTAAGCTTGCAGCCCTAGAATGGATCCAGAAATTTGCTGAGGATCTTATTGCTAGTTATGAGAATTCAGATGTAAACCCTTTTTCTTATGAAGCATTTGGTTACATTGGTAATGTTcgagatattattttttcagtaCTTGATGCTGCATTTGACAGGGAGCCAAAAGTGAGGTTGCATGTGGCTTTAGTTTTGGAGCTGCTTCTGCAAGCAAGACTTGCAGATCCCATGTTTTTTTATCTCATAGCTGAAGTGGTGTTAGAAAAACTTGGTGATCCAGttcttgaaataaaaaatgcatttATGAAACTGCTTTCTCATTTCATACCTACAACAGCATTTATATGCGGTTTAAATGCTTATGGAACACTCATTAAAGCAAGGCCAAATGCACTTATACTAGGTGACGGTTCTAATTTGCACTGGAGGGAAGTATTTGCCCTGAAGCAGCTGCAACAGCAACTTCATTCACAACAACTTGTTTCCATTTTGAGTTACATATCGCAAAGATGGAAAGTACCCCTATCCTCTTGGATTCAACGTCTCATTCACAGCCGTCATAGTTCAAAAGACTTTACTGTAGGTCAACTCGAGGAAACAGGAAAATTTGGTGCCAATGTTTTATGGTTGGACATAAAGGTCGATGAAGATTTCCTTGAAAGAATATGCTCAGTTAATAATTTGGCTGGTGCTTGGTGGGCTATACAGGAAGCAGCTAGATATTGTATTGCAATGCGCCTTCGGACTAATCTTGGTGGGCCCACCCAAACATTTGCAGCTTTGGAGAGAATGCTTTTGGATATTGCACATGTGCTACAGCTTGACATTGAACAAAATGATGGAAACCTAAATCTAATAGGCTCTTCTGGTGCTCGTTTGTTACCAATGAGGTTACTACTAGAATTTGTTGAGGCCCTAAAGAAGAATGTATACAACGCATACGAAGGATCAGCTATTTTACCATCCGTTACACGTCAGAGTTCCTTGTTCTTTCGGGCAAACAAGAAGGTCTGTGAGGAGTGGTTTTCTCGCATATCTGAGCCAATGATGAATGCTGGATTAGCACTACAATGTCATGATGCTACAATTCAATATTGTAGTATGCGTCTGCAGGAGCTCAGGAATCTTTTGGCTTTGTCTTTGAAGGACAAGTCTAGGCCACAGGCGTTTGAGAATCTTCATAATATTAGGGATAGATTTACTGGAGACATTTGGAGAGTTTTAAGGCACATGGCGTTGGCTCTATGTAAGAATCATGAACCAGAGGCGCTGGTTGGTCTGCAGCAGTGGGCCACAATGACATTTTCTTCATTGCTTTTGGATGAGAAGCAGTCTCTGAATCACAGTGGAGTGTCGGGCCAATTTGCATGGATCACTGGTCTGGTATATCAGGCAGAAGGCTGGTATGAAAGAGCTTCTGCTCACTTTGCTCACTTGTTACAGGATGAGGAGTCACTCAATTCTATGGGTCCTGATGGTGTCCAATTTGCTATTGCACGTATTATTGAGAGTTATACGGCTGTATCTGATTGGAGATCTTTAGAAACTTGGTTATTAGAATTGCAGACACTCCGTTCAAAACATGCAGGAAGGAGTTATTCTGGTGCTTTAACTACAGCTGGGAATGAAATTAATGCAATTCATGCCTTGGCCCGCTTTGATGAGGGTGAATTTCAGGCAGCTTGGGCATGCCTAGATTTGACTCCTAAAAGCAGCTCAGAACTCACACTTGATCCTAAACTGGCCTTGCAGAGAAGTGAGCAAATGCTTCTACAGGCAATGCTGCTTCTTCTTGAGGGGAAGACAGACAAGGTGCCACATGAAATTCATAAGGCAAAGACAATGCTGGAGGAAATATTGTCTGTTTTGCCACTTGATTCTTTAACAGAAGCGGCACCACTTGCTACCCAGTTGCATTGCATCTTTGTTTTTGAAGAATGTCACAAGCATGAAGTTAATCAGACAAATTCCAAGCCGTATCAATCAATATTAAGTTCATACATTGAGGCAGTGCAGTCTGTAATGAATAGTGTCCATCAAGATTGTAAACAATGGTTAAAGGTTCTCCGGGTTTATCAAACCAATTTTCCAACTTCTCCGGTTACTCTAAAGCTCTGCATGAGTTTGTCAAGTTTAGCCCGCAAACAGAGAAACCTAATGTTGGCAGGCCGTCTGAACAACTATCTCAGGGATCATGTATTGAGTTGCCCTGAGCAGAGATATTGTGAATTATTATCGTCAAATCTGCAATATGAGGACTTCCTGCTTATGTATGCTGAAAGCAAGTATGAAGATGCTTTTGCAAATCTTTGGTCTTTCATCCGTCCTTGCATGGTTCCTTCTTCATCTATAGTTTCTGATTCAGATGATAATATTTTGAAGGCCAAGGCATGCTTAAAACTTTCAGATTGGTTGAGAAGGGTTTATCCAGATCTGAATCTAGAGAATACTGTTCACAAGATTCGAGCAGATTTTATTGTTGATGATATATCTTTGTTTACTAGAGGTGGACCATCTGTAAATGTTGAGAACCATAATCCTAAACCAAGTTTGAGCATTATTATTGAGGAAATTATAGGTACAGCCACAAAATTGTCTACGCAACTTTGCTCCACAATGGGAAAATCATGGATTTCTTATGCTTCTTGGTGTTTCAGTCAGGCCAGAGACTCCCTCTTTACGCCTCGTGATACCGTCCTACATTCATGCTCTTTCTCTCCTCTACTTCTGCCGGAAGTTCTGCCTGAAAGATTCAAGTTGACTGAAGATGAGAGGACAAGAGTGCTTTATGTGGTTTTGCAGCTTTTTTTGAATGAAGGTGATGCTTTCAATGGTGAAGGAGGAGAATGGAAACTTGGGTTTAATTCTACGCAACTTTCAAGAAATAACAAGCTTGTGGAGGTTTTTGCACAGGAAGTGGTGGATATAATTGAAGCTGCTGCCGGGGCACCTGGTGCCGAAAATTCAAGCAGTGAGTCCCTTTCCGTTACTTTAGCATCTCAGTTGCAAACCTTCCTACGTTCAAAAGCTGTCCTAGAAGAAATGGATCTTTCATCTGCCGTTGATGATCTAGTCAAAGTTTGGCGGTCTTTGAGGAGAAGACGTGTGTCTCTCTTTGGGTATGCAGCTCATGGTTTCATGCAATACCTTATACATTCATCTGCCAAGCTTTCTGATCACCAGTTGCCTAGCTCTGTCTGTGAGTCACTGAAACTAAAAACTGAAAGCTACATTTTGAGGGCAACCTTGTATGTACTGCAcatctttataaattttggCATTGAGCTGAAAGATACAATTGAAACTGCTCTTTCAACAATTCCTCTGTTTCCATGGCAG GAAATCACTCCCCAGTTGTTTGCTCGCTTAAGTTCTCATCCTGAGAAACTCGTTAGGAAACAATTGGAGGGTTTATTGATTATGTTAGCCAAAAAATCTCCTTGGTCCATAGTGTATCCAACTCTAGTCGACATAAATGCTAATGAGGAGAAACCTTCGGAGGAGCTTCAGCACATACTGGGTTGTCTG AAAGAGCTGTATCCAAGATTAGTTCAGGACGTTCAGCTCATGATAAATGAACTTGGAAATGTTACTGTTCTTTGGGAGGAACTATGGCTCAGCACACTTCAAGATCTCCATGCAG ATGTAATGCGGCGGATAAACGTGCTGAAAGAGGAAGCTGCACGAATTGCAGAGAATGCAACTCTTAGTCAGAGTGAGAAGAATAAGATAAATGCTGCTAAATACTCAGCCATGATGGCTCCCATTGTGGTGGCCTTGGAACGCCGCCTAGCTTCAACTTCTCGCAAACCTGAAACTCCCCACGAAGTATGGTTCAGTGAGGAATATAGAGAGCAACTGAAGTTGGCTATTTTGACATTTAAAACTCCTCCAGCTTCTTCTGCTGCACTTGGAGATGTGTGGCGGCCATTTAATGATATTGCTGCATCCTTAGCATCCTATCAGAGAAAGTCATCAATCTCGTTAGGAGAAGTTGCACCACAACTGGCTTTGTTGTCATCTTCTGATGTTCCAATGCCTGGTCTTGAGAAGCAAGTAACTGCATCTGAATCTGAGAAAGGCCTGACTACAACTCTTCAAAGAATTGTTACGATTGCTTCTTTTTCTGAACAAGTGACTATCTTATCAACCAAGACAAAACCTAAGAAAATTGTTATACATGGTTCTGATGGTCAAAAGTACACTTATCTTTTAAAAGGGCGAGAAGATCTACGCCTTGATGCCAGAATCATGCAACTTCTGCAAGCTATAAATGGTTTAATGCATTCTTCCTCTTCAACTCGTAAGCATTTGCTTGCTATACGCTATTATTCTGTGACTCCAATCAGTGGTCAGGCTGGTCTTATCCAGTGGGTGGACAACGTTATAAGCATATACAGTGTCTTTAAGTCCTGGCAAAACCGTGTGCAGCTAGCCCAGCTCACAGCAATGGGCCCAAGCAATGCAAAAAATTCTGTTCCTCCACCTGTTCCTCGACCAAGTGATATGTTCTATGGTAAAATTATACCAGCACTTAAAGAGAAAGGCATAAGGAGAGTAATTTCACGAAGAGACTGGCCTCATGATGTCAAGCGCAAAGTTCTTCTTGATTTGATGAAGGAGGTTCCTAGACAGCTTCTGTATCAGGAATTTTGGTGTGCTAGTGAAGGGTTTAAAGCATTCAGCTCAAAATTGAGGAG GTACTCTGGAAGCGTTGCAGCAATGAGTATGGTTGGCCACATTCTTGGTCTTGGGGATAGACATTTGGATAACATTCTTGTGGATTTCTGCAGTGGGGATATAGTACatattgattataatatttgcTTTGATAAAGGGCAAAGACTAAAGATTCCTGAAATTGTTCCATTCCGCCTTACTCAGATGATTGAAGCTGCTTTAGGATTGACAGGAGTGGAAGGTACCTTCAGAGCAAACTGTGAAGCAGTAGTTAGCGTTCTGAGGGAGAACAAGGACGTTCTCTTGATGTTGCTAGAGGTGTTTGTGTGGGATCCACTCGTAGAATGGACACGAGGTGATTTTCATGATGATGCAACAATTGgtggagaagaaagaaagggcATGGAGTTGGCTGTTAGCTTGAGTTTATTTGCATCTCGGGTGCAAGAAATTCGTGTTCCCTTGCAG GAACATCACGATCTTTTGTTGGCTACCTTACCTGCTATTGAATCTGCTCTTGAG AGATTTGCTGATGCTCTCCATAAGTATGAGCTTGCCTCTGCTCTATTCTATTGCGCTGACCAAGAGAGATCTAGCCTTGTTCTGCATGAGACATCCGCAAAGTCAATTGTTGTGGAAGCAACTTCTAAATCAGAGAAAATTCGTGCATCGTTTGAAATTCAGGCTCGAGAATTTGCTCAAGCAAAGGCTGCTGTAGTTGATAAGGCCCAAGAAGCTGCAACATGGATTGAACAGCATGGAAGGATCCTTGATGCTTTACGGAGCAATTTAGTTCCAGAAGTAAACTCCTGCATAAAACTGAGTAATATGACCAATGCCTTGTCTCTTACATCAGCTGTTCAGGCGGCAGGAGTTCCATTGACCATAGTTCCTGAGCCCACGCAAGCACAATGCCAAGACATAGATAGGGAAGTCTCTCAGCTAATAGCGGAGCTAGATCATGGACTCTCTTCTGCCCTAACTGGAGTCCAAATATATTCTTTGGCGCTGCAAAGAATTCTACCCTTAAACTACCTTACAACTAGTTCAGTACATGGCTGGGCACAGGTCTTACAGCTGTCAGCAAATGCCCTGTCCTCTGATATTCTCTCTCTTGCCAGAAGGCAGGCTGCTGAACTTATTGCAAAAACACATGGAGATAGTCTTGATTCTGTCAAACATTGGCATGATGATCTGTGTCTTAAAGTGGAGAAATATGCCATAGATATTCAGAATGTTGAGGCTGAAAGTTCTGAGCTAGAGAACTCTGTTGGATTGgaaactgaaacaaaagcTAAGGATCGTCTTCTGTCTGCTTTTGCTAAGTACATGCAATCTGCTGGCATagtaaagaaagaagattcTAGTCCTTTATACTTACCAGGGCAATCAAAATATGATGATGCTAGGTTGCAAGAGGAGcaggaagaaaagaaggagaagGTGTTGTCTGTTTTAAATATAGCTGTTAGTTCCTTATACAATGAAGTCAAGCACAGTGTTTTCAACATCTTCGGTAATTCTGCTGGAGGAGGAAATGCAAATGATAACTTTAGAACTGTTTTCAGTGGGTTTGAAGAGCAGGTAGAGAAATGCATGCTCGTAGCTGGGTTTGTTAATGAATTGCAGCAATTTATTGGCTGGGACATAGGAAGTGCAGATACTCATGTAAACAACCTAGAAAAGGACGCTGAAAAAAACTGGGCTTCCAAATTTAAGACCTCTTTACTTTCCTGTAAGAGTTTGATAGGCCAAATGATTGAAGTTGTTTTACCTGATGTGATGAGATCTGCTGTTTCATTTAATTCAGAAGTTATGGATGCCTTTGGATTAATCTCACAAATCCGGGGGTCCATTGATACTGCATTGGAGGAGTTACTGGAGGTTGAATTGGAGAAGATATCCTTGGTTGAACTTGAAAAGAACTATTTTGTTAAAGTGGGCCTCATTACTGAGCAGCAGCTGGCTCTTGAGGAAGCTGCTGTCAAGGGCCGGGATCATCTCTCTTGGGAAGAGGCAGAGGAGCTTGCCTCCCAAGAAGAAGCTTGCAGGGCACAATTGGACCAACTCCATCAAACATGGAATGAAAGGGAGATGCGTACAACTTCTCTTGTAAAAAAAGAAGCTGATATTAGAAATGCCATATTTTCTTCTGAATGCCATTTTCAATCTTTGGTTAGTACTGAAGTGGTGGGAGAGTCCCATATTTTTGGAAGCAAAGCACTGTTAACCATGCTAGTTAAGCCCTTCTCTGAATTAGAATCTGTTGATAAAGCATTGTCAACATTTGGTGGTTCCACCACTTCCCACTCAGATGAGGTTTCTAATTTAGCAGATCTTGTGAGCTCCGGGTACTCAGTATCTGAATATATCTGGAAGTTTGATGGCTTATTGAACAGCCAatccttttttatttggaaagTGTGCGTTGTGGattcttttcttgatttgtGCATACATGACGTTGCTTCATCTGTGGACCAAAATTTAGGATTTGACCAGCTCTTCAATGTTGTAAAGAGGAAACTTGAAGCACAACTTCAAGAACATGTTGGTCGATATCTGAAGGAACGAGCTGTGCCTACTTTCTTGGCTTGGTTAGACAGAGAAAATGAGTGTTTGACTGAGTCTACCCAGGAACTTACTATTGACCAATTGAGGAAGGATGTTGGTGCTGTCAGAAAGGTCCAGCTCATGCTTGAGGAGTACTGCAATGCTCATGAAACTGCTAGAGCAGTGAGATCAGCAGCTTCCATCATGAAGAGACAGGTAAATGATTTTAAAGAGGTTCTTCACAAGACTAGCTTAGAGATTGTCCAATTAGAGTGGATGTATGACACATTGACCCCTTCACACTATAGCAGAGCCACATTGCAGAAATTTCTTGGTAGTGAGGATAGTTTGTATTCAGTTATCTTAAACCTCAGCAGACCAAAATTGCTTGAAGGCATGCAATCTGCTATAACAAAAATGGCTAGGTCAATGGACAGCCTGCAAGCCTGTGAACGAAATTCTGTTGTGGCAGAAGGGCAACTTGAGAGAGCAATGGGTTGGGCTTGTGGTGGTCCAAATTCCAGTATGACAGGGAATAtgtcaaataaaacttcaggGATTCCTCCCGAGTTTCATGACCACCTCATGAGGCGAAGGAAAATGCTACAGGAAGCTAGGGAAAAGGCATCagatattatcaaaatttgcATGTCCATATTAGAGTTTGAAGCATCAAGAGATGGGGTTTTTCGAATCCCAGGAGACATTTATCCTTTTGGGACTGGTGCTGATGGCAGGACATGGCAGCAAGCTTACTTGAATTCATTAACAAAACTGGAAGTTACGTACCATTCATTTACAT GCACTGAGCAAGAATGGAAGCTTGCACAAAGCAGTATGGAAGCTGCATCCAGTGGCTTGTATTCGGCAACTAATGAATTATGCGCTGCATCTCTTAAGGCAAAGTCGGCTTCAG GCGAGTTACAGAGCACTGTCCTTGCAATGAGGGACTGTGCACATGAAGCTAGTGTTGCCCTATCTTCTTTTGCCCGTGTATCTAGGGGACAAACTGCTCTAACTTCTGAATCTGGTACCATGCTTGACGAG GTTCTTGCAATAACTGAAGATCTGCATGATGTTCATAAGTTGGGTAAGGAGGCTGCTGCAATGCACCATTCTCTTATGGAGGATCTTGCAAAG GCCAATGCAATTCTTCTTCCACTTGAATCAGTGTTGTCAAAGGATGTGAATGCCATGACAGATGCAATGAccagagaaagagaaaacaagATGGAAATATCTCCAATTCATGGACACGCCATATACCAGTCCTATTGTTTGAGAATTAGGGAGGCTACCCAGACATTTAAGCCTGTGGTACAGTCACTTGCATTATCTGTCAAGGGACTATACCTGATACTGATGAGGCTTGCGCGAACTTCAAGTTTTCATGCTGGTAATCTCCACAAG GCTCTTGAAGGACTAGCAGAAAGCCAGGATGTAAAATCAGAGGGAATAAGTTTGTCTAGACCAGATCTTGATGCTGGTCATAATGAGTTTGATGACAAGGAAAGAGAGAACCTCTCCGGATCTGACAGTGGGGGCACTGAAGATTTTCTTAATGATACTGGACTCTATTTGGAAGACAAAGGATGGATTTCTCCACCCGATAGCATATATAGTGGCAGCTCAGAATCCGGAATTACTTCAGCTGAAGCAAGCATTCCAGATAGCTTCAACGATCCTGCAGAAATAATGGGACAATATTCACATGGTTCTAATAGCAGGGTTGTGACAGATTATCCAAATTATGCTCCAtcttctcaaactcataaccAAGAAGTCTCACAATCTGATCAGTCAGCACCTAAAGGCGAAGAGGCAAAAAATAGTGATGATAGTTCAGTTACAGCAGTCAGTGAGTTAAATGAGCACCTGAAGTCCGTGGCATTGCCAAGTGGTGAGGCTTTAGCTGCCCATTTTGAGTCTTCACAGCCGCTGAATGAGGGCAGTTCAGAACTGAAAATTGAGGGTAAAGAGGCTGTCATGTACTCATTAAGCAAATCTAAGCTTAAAGATGAAGATCATGAAGCTCCTCATCCTCATTCACACATGGGCTACCGGGTGGCCAGAG